The stretch of DNA AACGGCGACCTGCATGCGGTCCAGGAGGGATTCTGGGAAGAGCACGGACTTCAGTGCGGATTCTGCACCCCCGGCTTCCTGATGGCCACGGTCCAGCTCCTGGAGGAGAATGCGGACCCCGGTGACGCCGAGATCCGGCACGCGCTGGAAGGGAACATCTGCCGTTGCACCGGGTATCAGCACATCGTCAACGCCGTCCAGAATGCGGCCGGCAAATTGCGGGAAGCGGCAAGCTAGGAAGGAGGAAGGATGGCGACCAAATTTTTCGGTACACCAGTCAAGCGCCGCGAGGATCGGCGGTTGCTCACCGGAGGCAGCCAGTACACCGACGACCTCCAGCTTACGGGCCTGGTCCATGCGGCCATCGTCCGCAGTCCCCACGCCCACGCCAACATCAGGTCCGTCGACGTGGAAGCGGCGAGGTCGGCCCCGGGAGTCGTGGCCGTCTTCACCGGAAAGGATTTGGAGGGAGTGGCGGGCATCCCCACGGCCTGGCTCATTCCCGACAGCGATCTGAAGACCGTCGACCATCCCGCGTTGGCGCGGGACAAGGTCCGTTACGTCGGTGACGGCGTGGCCGTCGTTTTGGCCGAGGACCGTTACCAGGCCGAGGACGCCGCCCAGTTGGTCCAGGTCGACTACGAGATCCTGGATGCGGTGGCGGATCAGGTGAAGGCGGTTGAGGAGGGCGCTCCCCAGGTTCACGACGATGCCCCCGGCAACCGGTGTTTCCTCTTCGATACCATCAGCGGCGGCGATCTGGACCAGGCGTTTGCGGACGCCGACGACGTTCTCAAGTTCCGGACCACCAATCACCGCATCATTCCCAGCGCCATTGAGCCACGGGGATGCGTGGCCCAGTACAACGCCGCCTCCGGCGAGCTGACGCTGCGGATGACCAGCCAGAATCCCCATATCCACCGGCTGTTGCTTTCCATCGTGCTGGGGGTTCCCGAGCACAAGGTCAGGATCGTGACTCCCGAGATCGGAGGCGGCTTCGGCAGCAAGATCGCCGTTTACGCCGACGAGGCGGTCATGGCCTTCTGCGCCATGCAGACCGGCCGTCCGGTGAAGTGGGTGGAGACCCGCCGGGAGAACTTCCAGTGCACCACCCACGGACGCGACCACGTGACCGACGTGGAGGCGGCCTACACCAACGACGGGAAGATCACGGGCTTGAGGTTCAAGACCTGGGCCAACATGGGGGCCTACGTCTCCACCGCGGCTCCCGGGGTCCCGACCTGGTTGTATGGCTTGATGCTCTCCGGAGTCTATGACGTTCCGGCCGTGGGGCTGGAAGTGGTGGGAGTCTTCACTCACACCACGCCCGTGGACGCCTGCCGCGGCGCGGGCCGGCCCGAGGCCACCTACCTGCTGGAGCGGATCGTGGATTTGATCGCGCAGCGGTTGGACCTGGATCCGGTGGAAATCCGCCGGCGGAACTTCATCACCAAGGACAAGTTTCCGCATGCGGTGGCGCCCGGGGTCATCTACGACAGCGGGGACTACGACGCGGCCCTGGACCGGCTGCTGGAAATGGTCGACTACGACGCTTTTCGAAGCGAGCAGGCGGCCGCGCGTGAGCAGGGCCGTTACCTCGGGATCGGACTCTCCACCTACGTGGAGATCTGCGGTCTGGGACCCAGCGCCATCGTGGGAAGCACCGGATTTCAGGGGGGCCTCTGGGAGTCCTCGGTGGTTCGCGTGCATCCCACCGGCAAGGTCACCGTCATGACCGGCGCCAACCCGCACGGCCAGGGGGAGGAGACGACCTTCGCCCAGGTGGTGGGAGACGTGCTGGGAGTGGACATCGACGACGTCGAGCTGGTTCACGGTGACACGGACCTGGTTCCCATGGGAATGGGGACCTACGGCAGCCGCGCCACGGCCGTGGGCGGGATCGCCGCCTTCAAGGCCGCCAACAAGGTGGTGGAGAAGGCTCAGAAGATCGCCGCTCATCAGTTGGAAGCCCGGGAGGAAGACCTGGAGTTCGAGGACGGCCGCTTTCAGGTGAAGGGGACCGACCAGGGGATGAGCTTCCAGGACGTGGCTCTGCAGGCCTACCTGGCCTGGAACCTGCCCGAGGGCTTGGAGCCGGGACTGGAGGCGCAGTCCTTCTACGATCCCAGCAATTTCGTGTTTCCCTTCGGAGCGCATGCCTGCATCGTCGAGGTGGACGCCGAGACCGGCCAGACCGACATCGTCCGGTACGTAGCGGTGGACGACTGCGGAGAGGTGATCAATCCCTTGATCGTAGACGGCCAGATCCACGGTGGCATCGCTTTCGGAGTGGCCCAGGCGATGTACGAACACGCCCAGTACGACGATTCGGGCCAGCTCCTGACCGGGACCATGATGGACTACGCGGTGCCCAAGCCGGGCCAGATGCCCAGCTTCGAGCTGGACCGGACGGTCACGCCGTCGCCCGTCAATCCGTTGGGGCTCAAGGGGATCGGAGAAGCCGGCAGCATCGGCAGCACCGCCGCCGTGTGCAACGCGGTCGCCGACGCGCTTGCTCCATTCGGAATCGATCATGTGGAGATGCCTTTCACGCCCCAGCGCGTGTGGCAGGCCATTCAGCAGGCATAGGGAGGTAGAGCATGTTTCCAGGTGAATTCGAGTACCACGCTCCCGATACCATCGAGGAGGCCCTCGACCTTCTGAGCCGGCATGGCTCCGACGCCAAGCTGCTGGCGGGAGGGCACAGCTTGATCCCCATGATGAAGCTGCGCCTGGCCTCGTCCGGGCACCTGGTGGATCTGAGGAAGCTCAAGTCCAGCTTGAGCTACGTCCGGGAGGAGAACGGCGATCTGGCCATCGGAGCTCTCACTACTCATGCGGAGGTGGAGTCCTCCGGCAGCTTGCAGCAGAAGGCGGCTCCCCTGGCGGAGGCCGCGGGACAGATCGGAGACGTCCAGGTCCGGAACATGGGCACCTTGGGCGGCAGCCTGGCCCATGCCGATCCGGCGGCCGATCAGCCGGCTCCGGCTCTGGCGTTGGAGGCGCAGCTCGTGGCCCAGGGTCCGGGAGGGCGGCGGACCATTCCCGCCGACCAGTTCTTCCACGGCTTCTTCGCGACGGCGCTGCAACAGGACGAGTTGCTGGTTGAAGTGCGGGTCGCCGGCCTCGGAGCCAATTCCGGAGGCGCCTATCTGAAGGTTCCGCATCCCGCGTCGGGATACGCCGTCTGCGGCGTCGCGGCGGTGGTCGAGACCGACGGTGCAGGGAACTGCGTCAAGTGCCGCGTCGGGGTGACGGGAATCTCCGACGGCGCCTATCGGGCCACCGGCGTCGAGTCGGCTCTGGAGGGGTCCGCCATCAATGCCGACAGCATCGCGGCGGCCTCGGCGCACGCCACCGATGGAGTGGAGCCTCTGGACGATTACTTTGCCGGGGCGGACTACCGGAGGGCTTTGGCGGCCGCCTACGTGAAGCGCGCCCTCACCACGGCCTCGGAGCGCGCCGGCGGATAGTTCCCGGCGCCTCCCAGCGTCCTTTGTTCCGGGATCGGGCCCGGTCCAAACCGGGCCCGCCGGTCCCGATCTGTCCAATGCATCCAGAAATCGAGCAGCTCCAACGCCGGTTGGAGCGCCAAGGCTACATAGCCGAACGCCCGGTGGCGACGGCCATTCACCTGGCGGCGGTCCTGGGACGCCCGCTCCTGGTGGAGGGGCCCACGGGAGTGGGCAAGACGGCCATCGCCGGCGCCATGTCCGGCGTCCTGGACACCCACCTGATCCGCCTGCAGTGCTACGAAGGCATCGATACCAGCTCGGCCCTGTACGAGTGGAACTACCAGAAGCAGTTGTTGGACATTCGACTGGCCGAGGCCAGCGGCTCCGGGCGGGCCGACATCTTCAGCGTCGACTACCTCTTGAAACGCCCTCTCCTGGAGGCCATCACCGCCTCGGAGGCGCCGGTGCTTCTCATCGACGAGGTGGATCGAAGCGATGAGGAATTCGAGGCCTTCCTGCTGGAGTTGCTCTCGGAGTGGCAGGTCTCGGTTCCGGAATTGGGGACGCTGACGGCCCGGCAGGTTCCCTACACGGTCCTCACCAGCAACCGGACCCGGGATCTGGCCGATGCCCTGAGACGCCGTTGCCTCTATCTCTGGATCGACTATCCATCGTTCGACAAGGAGGTGGCCATCGTTCGAGCCCGGGTTCCCGGCGCCGCGGAGGCCTTGTCCGGGCGGACCGTGGCCTTCGTCCAGATGCTGCGGCGCCTGCCCCTGGAGAAGGCGCCCGGAGTTTCCGAGACCCTGGATTGGGTGGCGGCCCTCCTCTACCTGGACCGGAACCGGCTGGGGCCGGAGGTGATCGAATCGACCCTGGGAGTGCTGCTCAAGCACGTGGAGGATCAACGCCGGGTCCGAAACCGCTTTCTCCAGGCCCTGCTGGCCGGACTCGGAGGCTTCGAGTCGGGAGGAATCACCCGGGCGGTGGAGCAGATGGAAGGCGTCCTGGCGCAGTCTTGAGCTGTTGATGTCCTATCCGGGTTTCCTGGAGGAGAATGTGATGGCCTTTGCCCGCATTCTACGCTCCGAGGGCATGAGGGCCGGCCCCCGCGAGGTCGGAGACGCACTGACCGCGCTGCACCGGTTGGAGATCACCGACCGGGGCGATTTCTTCCACACGCTCCGCACCCTTTTTCCCGGAAGTCCTCGGGAAATCGAGCGTTTCGACCACCTGTTCG from Acidobacteriota bacterium encodes:
- a CDS encoding MoxR family ATPase; its protein translation is MHPEIEQLQRRLERQGYIAERPVATAIHLAAVLGRPLLVEGPTGVGKTAIAGAMSGVLDTHLIRLQCYEGIDTSSALYEWNYQKQLLDIRLAEASGSGRADIFSVDYLLKRPLLEAITASEAPVLLIDEVDRSDEEFEAFLLELLSEWQVSVPELGTLTARQVPYTVLTSNRTRDLADALRRRCLYLWIDYPSFDKEVAIVRARVPGAAEALSGRTVAFVQMLRRLPLEKAPGVSETLDWVAALLYLDRNRLGPEVIESTLGVLLKHVEDQRRVRNRFLQALLAGLGGFESGGITRAVEQMEGVLAQS
- a CDS encoding molybdopterin-dependent oxidoreductase, coding for MATKFFGTPVKRREDRRLLTGGSQYTDDLQLTGLVHAAIVRSPHAHANIRSVDVEAARSAPGVVAVFTGKDLEGVAGIPTAWLIPDSDLKTVDHPALARDKVRYVGDGVAVVLAEDRYQAEDAAQLVQVDYEILDAVADQVKAVEEGAPQVHDDAPGNRCFLFDTISGGDLDQAFADADDVLKFRTTNHRIIPSAIEPRGCVAQYNAASGELTLRMTSQNPHIHRLLLSIVLGVPEHKVRIVTPEIGGGFGSKIAVYADEAVMAFCAMQTGRPVKWVETRRENFQCTTHGRDHVTDVEAAYTNDGKITGLRFKTWANMGAYVSTAAPGVPTWLYGLMLSGVYDVPAVGLEVVGVFTHTTPVDACRGAGRPEATYLLERIVDLIAQRLDLDPVEIRRRNFITKDKFPHAVAPGVIYDSGDYDAALDRLLEMVDYDAFRSEQAAAREQGRYLGIGLSTYVEICGLGPSAIVGSTGFQGGLWESSVVRVHPTGKVTVMTGANPHGQGEETTFAQVVGDVLGVDIDDVELVHGDTDLVPMGMGTYGSRATAVGGIAAFKAANKVVEKAQKIAAHQLEAREEDLEFEDGRFQVKGTDQGMSFQDVALQAYLAWNLPEGLEPGLEAQSFYDPSNFVFPFGAHACIVEVDAETGQTDIVRYVAVDDCGEVINPLIVDGQIHGGIAFGVAQAMYEHAQYDDSGQLLTGTMMDYAVPKPGQMPSFELDRTVTPSPVNPLGLKGIGEAGSIGSTAAVCNAVADALAPFGIDHVEMPFTPQRVWQAIQQA
- a CDS encoding xanthine dehydrogenase family protein subunit M, whose translation is MFPGEFEYHAPDTIEEALDLLSRHGSDAKLLAGGHSLIPMMKLRLASSGHLVDLRKLKSSLSYVREENGDLAIGALTTHAEVESSGSLQQKAAPLAEAAGQIGDVQVRNMGTLGGSLAHADPAADQPAPALALEAQLVAQGPGGRRTIPADQFFHGFFATALQQDELLVEVRVAGLGANSGGAYLKVPHPASGYAVCGVAAVVETDGAGNCVKCRVGVTGISDGAYRATGVESALEGSAINADSIAAASAHATDGVEPLDDYFAGADYRRALAAAYVKRALTTASERAGG